The genomic region TCCTTTACCTTTTTTATCGACAACTATCCTTTCAAGCTCCAAAGATTTATCTTTCGATTTCATACCACCTATGATAATATACCCAACGATTTCCTGAGTGCTTTTAGCTTTAATAACAAGATGAAGTTTGTCTTCATCTTCAATAGTATCTATATGGTTATCTTTAGACCAAACATAGACAAATCGACTATTTTTCTTTTCCATTTCCATAACAAGTGACAAATTTAAATGGCCAGTATAGTCAAACTCTATAAGCGGCGAACAAATTTTTTCGAGCATGGCAAGACCTCCTTTGGTGTTGCAGGTGCGGTTGGCAGGTGCGGTTGGCAGGTAGCTGGTGGCTGGTGGCTGGTGGCTGGTGGCTGGGGATAGAAAAATGTTTAAGATCGGGTCGGCACAGAGGCACGACCCCTCCCCTTGACAGGGAAGACCAAGGCGCCTAGATTCTAGAAGCAGGACACTCACATTTTGCTGCCCCCTAATTTATGCTGTGTGTAACGAAGGCAGGTGCTTTTCGATGTTCTAGGGGTGATAGTGAAGCAACGAAGTCAGATACTTTTCGATGGTCTAGGGGTAAACATTTAAGCAACGAAGGCAGGTGCTTTCCCGACCCCACTAGGCTGCTTAGAGGCGCCTAGATTCTAGGCGCAATGGCATTCCCAGGGCGGGAGCGTATATATAATACGTGACTGGTCTGGGAATGACATTGAAGCAACGAAGGTAGGTGCTTTTCGACCCCACTAGGCTGCTTAAAAGTGCCCAGATTCTAGGCGCAATGTTTACCCCAGGGCGGGAGCGTATATATAATACGTGACTGGTCTGGGGTAAACATTGCAACAACGAAGATGGGTGCTTTTTAGCAGCCTAGCATGAATTCGGAAGTATAAGCATACAACGCCGGCGCCCCTCCGGAATGAATAAACAACACTTTATCATCGGAATTGAAGCGGCCTTTTTTAATCAAATCTATTAGACCGGACATGGTTTTCCCTGTATAAACTGGATCTAATAAGATTCCTTCGGTTTTTGCTACTAGCTTTACTGCTTCTACCATTTCCTTTGTGGGCAGGGCATATCCTGGACCTATATAGCTATCATAGCAGGTTATTGATTTTTCAGAAATCGTATGCTGTAGTCCAAGCCGCTTTGTGGTTTCGCTTACTAGCTTCATAACTTTCGGCTCCATTTTTTCTTTAGGTCTGCTGATACTAACTCCTAAGACTTTTGTTTGACTTTGGTTTACCTCAAATCCTGTGATAAGACCTGCATGCATACCCCCGCTGCCACTTGTGCATACAACGTAATCAAAAGATATACCTAGATCAAATGATTGCTGGATAATTTCTTGTGCACAGGATACATATCCTGTTGCCCCTATAGAGTTTGAACCTCCTACAGGAATTTTGTATGGTTTACCACCGTTTGCGTAAACTTGCGAAGCTACTTTATCCATCTCTTCAAAAACATCAGTTCCGTTGGGAACTATTCTCACATCTTCCACACCCATAAGGTTGTAAAGAAAGTAGTTTCCGCTTTTTTGGGTGTCATGCTCTACGGCGGCACTTTCTTCTAAAACTAGGATACAGTTTAAGTTTTCTCTATTGGCGGCTGCTAAAGTTAGTCGACAGTGATTCGACTGCACTCCTCCTGCTGTTATAATGGTGTCTGCTCCTTTTTCCAAAGCGTCTGCAATCAAAAACTCCAACTTGCGTGTTTTATTTCCACCGGCTGTTAATCCTAAAAGATCGTCCCGCTTTATATATATATTAGGTCCTCCTAAGCTTTTAGATAATTTTTCAAGATTCTCTATAGGTGTGGAAAAATCTGTGTACTTCCTTCTTGGCAAAGATGTCAAATCCATTTATATCTCCTCCATTTATAATATTAAGTGCAGTTAAGTAGTGGGTTAAAGTTTTAGCACTTCTTTACTTTGTTTTTGACTTACCTTTTAATCTTCTAACTTCAAAATAAAATACCGTAATCAACGCTAAGTTAGCAATAGGCAATAAAAACATGTTAGATAGAATTCTCAACAAATACATAGTTGAGTTTTGTTCAGGTATGTATTTGAAAAATTCACTTGCCATAAGAACTTTTATTTGCGGATAAATTAGAAAACCGATAGCTATAACAAACGCTATATATGCACAAAACATAAAGTCAAACTTGTGATATGAAAGTAGTCCTTCGCTTTGTTCATTTTCTTTTACATTATCTTTCTCCTTTAAATCCCGTCCTTTATCTTCCATCATTTTCACTTTTTTGTCCCCCTTTTACTGCCCTTCTAGACTCGATATACAGAATTATCATCATTAACATAGTAAGGAAGGATATTAATACCTCGCCAAAATTAAGCTGTACATATATCACACCTATATACTCTAGAAGGCCATGGTGCTTTAGAGTCTCGCTTAAATAAGGTAGTATTTGTGTCCTTACAAATTTGATAGCGGCGGTAGATTCTAAAGCTAATATAACCCCAACCAAAACAAAGGCTGCAATGATTTTAAACTTTTCATATGATTCACTGTTTATATGCTGCAATGCTCTTAACTTGTAAGGCTTTATAGGTAAACTAATTATAACCAACACTAACAAAGCAGCAAATTGGACTCCTATTTTCCAAATTGGCAGTTCAATTAACCCATACATCTAACTCCCCCTATTTATATCCATACTTGTTTTCTTGTTATTTAAGTTCTATTAAAAATATTCTAAACCCTTTTTTAAATCTATTATTATTAAGTTTTCACAGTAAAACTTTTGTTCAAAACAAGGAAGGTCGGACTCTGACATTTACTGAGCTCCAAAATAATATAAATAACACCTAGCACTTTAAGCGCTAGGTGTTTAACTTTTATTCTACTTGTTCTACTCTAAATCTTTTTGACAATTTTTCTATTAGCTCTAGAGCTATTTTTAAGTGGTAATTAAATACTATATCATCTGTATCAAGTTTCTGGCTATGGGATACATCTATTTCATATATTTTCTTAAGCAGCTTTGCATTATCTTCATCCAACTTATAGCCGCCTCCCATATCCACTAACAAAACAACATTCCAGTTAAGCTTGTGCAATAACTTTTTAGTGTCATCAAAGTCAATGTCTTCGTCGCAATGCTCTTCACCTGGATGTATGGGTATTTTCTCTTCTTTTTCTATAGATGGAAATTCGTTTTCTAATTCATCTAGTTCCTCGGTGATAGCTTCTAAAGGTAGCTCTTCTTTATTTAAAATAAGCATTTCAATTATGTTGGTATACTTTTTGACTAAGTCCTCAGAATAATCGTATACTTTATCTCTGCTATACTGTGGTCTAATGGTAAAGTTAATAATAACTGCCACTACAATGCCGACAAATGTATCTAGTACACGGTTTAAACTGTAATAAATACTCGCAGTTTCATTTTTATCTAACATAATCGAAAGAAAAACAACAGAAGAGATAGTAATTGATTTATTCCAATCAAGCCTATTTGCAACATAGATTATTATAAGGATACCTATTCCTGTTATAACGGGATTTCCATGGGCAAAGGATGAGCCAATATAAGCAAAAACTGCCCCCATTATAGTGCCTAAAATTCTGTATTTCCCCATACTAAAAGAGTCAACTAAATTTCCCTGCATAGCTATAGCTGCAGCAACAGCAGCAAAAAATGGTGAATTTAATCCTAGAATATCAGCTAACACAACTGAAACTGTAACCGCCATGGCTGTCTTGACAATACGCATTCCTACAAACATTTCTTAATATCTCATCTCCAAATTATTGATATTAAGTATTATATCATTTATACATTAATTAAGCTAATACTAACGCAGGACTTTCACCTTGCATTACAGAATATAAAAGTAAAGGGTTCGTTGACTTATAAAGGAGGATATACCAATGAGTGAGCTAATTAGCTATATAATAGCTGTTGCTATTTATGGATTATTAATGTTTCTTTTTCATAGAAAGAAGCATCAAGAAACAGAGCCAGCGCTTAAAGAGGCAGTGATTTCTACTGCAATTTTTGCACTTTTATACGGATTGATTATAGTTTTATGGCGCTAACTGTGCAGTAAGCACCCACTTTCAAAGAGTGGGTGCTTATTTTAGGTTAACCATGAGATTTTCCCATCTAATTTCACTTTCATTTTGTCTAAGGTTATACTTAATTTTTAAATTTGCTTTTTCTTCGTCCCACACCAAAAACCTAGGTGTTATTGGATTATCAAATATGGAGCTATCTTGCTTAGCCACACTTACTACCTTCTGGAGGTCTCCAGCTTCAGATAACCTAAAATCTGCAATTTGCATATCCCTTACCTTGCCTTCACTTGTAATAACCATGAAAACATACTCCCTAGAAGGTGACCACTCTAACTGAACCTTTTCATCATCAGTAACCGTTATATAGTTAGAAATTGCGGCACCATCAAAAACCATATTTTCTATCGAGGGTAGCGAAACTAACTGACTATAAGCTTGGCTAGAGTTGTTATTCTGTATATCTAATTTAGCAAGCCTGTCTAGTTTAGCTAACGGCTCTACATTATTGATATTGTTATAAGAAAGGTCTAGCTCAGTTAAGTTTTTTAAGTTAGCTAACGCATCTATGTCTTCAATTGCATTATTTTTTAAGCACAACTCCTCTAGACCATGAAGACCCTGTAATGCAGTAACGTCCTCTATTTTATTACCTTCTAGCTTTAACACCTTTAAATTTGTCATGTTAGCTAAAGGAGTTAAATCCGCTATTTGGTTATGTGATAAGTCTAGCTTTTCTAAACTAGTAAGATGTAAAAGGGGGCTCAAGTCGGTAATTGAGTTATGAGAAAGATCCAACTCCTTTAAGTTAATTAAGCCTCTTAAACCGAATAAGTCATCTATATCGTTATTCTGTAGGTTTAATGATCTTAAACTATTTAACTTTTCTAAGTCTGAGATGGTACATATGCTACTATTAGGCAGGTTTAACACTTTTAACTGTGACAAATGTCTAATCCTATCCATCCCTGCAATTGCCGCATCTTCTCTAAACTCCAAACTAATTTCTTGTAAGTTTGTTGCATACTCTAAGCCGGTCAAATCATTTATTTGACTTGTGGTAGTTAAAGTTTTAACTTTTTTTAAGTCATCTTTTGTTAAATTTCCCTCTACTTCTAATAAGGCTTTTAACTCCTCTTTTAACTCCCCCTGTACTAACAAGCTAACAAAATGAGCCTCAACTTCACTATCTTTTTCCACCTCAAATAACAGTTGCTCTTTATCATAAATTTTTTCTCCATCTACAATCCACTTTTCTAAACGATACCCATCTTTAGGCTCTGCAGTTATCGCTACCTTCTGTCCTATGTTATAGCCTCCTCCCCCCTTTACGACCCCTCCCTCCTTTGGTATCGCAATGGCGTTAATTTCCTTAAGATGAGAACTGCTTGCCACATAGGCAGCGCTAAAAATAATTAACAGCATTAACACCGTCACAATCTTTTTGTTCTTCTTAACCGGGATTACAATTTTGTCTGATATAAGCTTCTTCTTTAAGCTAAACAATAAAACCACCCCTAATTAAAAGATTTCTATAAAGACGTCCACACCTTCCTTTTGCAAATCATTGGCAATTTCCCGCAGCTTAGCTTCTTCCATATTGTTGCTACCTAGCGAAACAAACTTCAAACTTTTAAATTCAAATAATAAGGAAAAATCTTCAATTAAGTTTCCACTTAAATATATGCGTTCAACGTTTTCTAGTGCTGCTAGAGGTGTTATGTCTGCTATGCGGTTTCTAGCTAAAGCAACACCCCTTAATTTCGATAAACTACTTAATGGAGTTAAGTCCTCAACTTTGTTGTTGCTCAATGTCAGTTCTTCCAGCTTATATAAATTTTTAAGGGGAGTTAAGCATTTTATCTCATTATGTCTAAGTAACAGCGTATCAAGGTTTGTAAGATTTTCAACTGGGCTAATGTCTGAAAGTTGGTTGTCAGTTAATTGTAGGGTTTTGAGATTGTGCAAGGTTTTAATTGAGGATATATCACTTATATTGTTGTAACTTAGATCTAGCTCCTCTAAATTATCTAGATTTTCAAGTGGAGATAAGTCACTTATGTTATTTTCTTTGAGACTTAGTGAGTATAGATTATCTTTATCGCTTAAAAAGCTTAAGGACTCTATTTCTTGACGAGCTATGGCAAGTTCACTAAGATTTAAAAGCTCTTTTACAAAACTTAGGTCACCATTACTATTCCTTATATATCTAAGAGTTTTCACATTGCTAAGCCCATTAAGAGCTTTGTTATCCTTTATTTCATTTGATGCTAGTTCTAACTTGCCTAAACTAGGTAACTTATCTATCCCCTCTAAGCTATCTATCTTAGAGTTACTCAAGTATAGCTCATTTAGCTTTTTCATATCTTTAAAAACGTAAACGTCATCTATACCTATGCCAGTTAGGAATAAACTTTCAAGCTTTGTTAAATTACGCAATCCTTCCTCTAAGCCTTTAACATCTTCTATTTTTGTAGTTTCATCAAAGTCTAGGGTTAGTGATAAGTGCTTTAGGTTTGGTAACTTGTTTAAAAATTTATAATCGTCTATTTCTACACTAACTATTCTAAGCTTTTTTATGGTCTGATTATGTTTTATATCGCGCAAGTCATTTATGGTGTTACCATAAAATCCCATTTTTTCTAAACTTGTAAAGTTTTCAAGTCCTGATAAGCTGTTAACTACTGTGTCATTGTAAAATCTCATTTCTTGGATTTGTTGTAGCTCCTTAAAAGTTTCAAGACTATCTAAGTTTATATCTGAAAAAGATAATGTCTTTAAGTTTTGCAAATCTTTTAAGGGACTATAGTCAGTTATATTGTCATTTGAAAATGTAATTTCAGCTAAGTTTTCGGCATATTGCAACCCCTCTAAACTAGTAGCACCAACAGGAATCTCTATTATTTTTAGCTCCTTTAGTCTTTCCTTACCTATGTATTCATCTTGACTTATACCTAATTTAGATTGAACAAAGGATACTATTTTTTCGTCTTCAATAAACTGTTTTGTAAAGTGAGCTTTTATCCTCCTATTTCCATCAGCTTTAAAGGTATATTTCAATCTATCTCGAGGAAACCTGGCTTCTACTTCTATTTCTTCGCCGTTTTCCGTCCACTTTTTAAAAACATACCCCTCTTTGCGAATGTCAATGAATTTCTTTACCACCCGCTATCGAATTTGTTTACCAGCGGCGCTAACGAAAAAGTTTACCACTACTAGCCTAATTTTAGGAAATACCTTGTGAGCATTTCCTAAAAATTTATTATAATAAAATATTATATTTGCTCACCAGAGTACTCATCGCGATATGAGGTTCCGTTCATATTTAGTACGTGAGAGCGAAATGTAAGTCTATCAACAAGCGCAGATACCATTGTTTCATTTTCAAATAGCTTCGTCCATTCTGAAAACTTAAAGTTAGTGGATACTATTACACTTCGCTTTTCAGCACGATCTGCTACAACCTTAAATAGCAGTTCAGACTGATGTCTGTTAAAGGTTAAATAAGACATTTCATCTATGATAAGTAGGTCTGTTTTAGACAGCTGTTTTTCTAGTTTTAACAGGCGCTTATACTCAGTAGCCTCAATAAGTTCATTAGAAAGATTGGCTGCAGTATAAAACTTAACATTCATACCTTGCATGCAAGCTTTTATTCCTAATGCTATAGAAAAATGAGTTTTGCCTCGCCCAGTGTTTCCTATCATAACGATGTTTTGTCTTTTTCTTACAAAGTCACATGTACCAAGTTCATGAAAACAAGCTTCAGACACATGCTCATATCTGCTTAGGTCTAACTCGTCTAATGTTTTCATGTATGGAAATTTAGCAGCTTTAATCTTGCGTTTTTGGCTACTTTCTCTTCTAGATTCTGCCTCCATTTTCAAAAGCTCAATGAGAAAAGCGTCATAGGACTTGTTGTTATCAAGCTGACGAATTACGTCTTTATATCTATTGAAGGTAGGAACTCGCAGTTGCTTTGCATATAAAGCAATTGTCTCTTCATTAATATTTATTTCGCCCATTTATTGCACCACCATTCCATATTTTTTATCGTATTTATTTAAATCTACCTCCTCGACAGCTATCTCTTTATTTAGATTCAATACAGGGGTGTCTACAGGTTTGCTTAAATGGGCTCTAATCATATCAACAGTTGGCACAATATGCCCAGGAATCGCCTCTTTAATGCTAAGTATATATTCTTCGCCATAGTCTAGACATAGGCGAAGGAGTTTAACCATTTCTCTGTTACCACCGGGGAGTTGTTTGCCCCATATTAAAAGCTCTTCAGTAACATTTTGCTTAACTGGTTTAGCATTGAAAACAGAGCGTGGTTTTCTTTCAATTAAGTCTATGTAATGTTCTAACTTATACTCTGTTTTTCCTGAGTAGTAGTTTCTTATATGTGTAGCTATTTCTTCATTCTGATAAAAAATTTGGATGTCATTACCGTAGCCTTTTACAGTTACATCCTTTCTTAAATACTTGGTAGGGACAGAGTAGTAGTTTCTTTCATAGCAAGCTGTGGAGTAATCATCAACGGAAACAATTTTAGTTTTGCTTGTATCAAACCGGTACGGGGGAATCGGATTTAAAAACTGTTTTTCTTCTTGGTACATTACATTTACAGCATTCGAGCGACCTTTGATATGGTGCTTTTCTCTGTACTTTAAGCAATCTTCCAGTAGCTTTTGATTCAACTCTTCTATACTTGATACCCTAGGTAGAGGGACTAAAAAATTTCTTCTAGAATAGCCAACTAAGTTTTCTACAAGGCCCTTTTCGTTTCCTTTACCAGGGTTACAAAACTCTAGTTCAAAGGCATAATGGGCACTGAAGGAAAAGTACTTATCTTGTGGTTTTGCATAGGTTCCAAAACCCTCTTTAACTGCAACTTTAGCATTATCAAAAATTACTCGCCTGGGGACTCCTCCAAAGAAATCAAACATACGTTGTTGCGCTTCTAAAAAAGCCTGTTCATTGGCGGCTCTAAAGACTTGTACAAAGATATCACAGCTGTAACATAGCCTAGCGCAAAAAGTATACAATTTTCTTTTCTTATCATCGAGGTAGGCTGTGGCTTCGCCCCAGTCTATCTGAATTGCCTCACCTGGCTCATATGATAGAGGAACATTGCTTTGAGGTGGAACTAACTGTTCTGCACGTAGTTTTTTTACAGCATTTCGTATAGTTGATTCACCACCTGTAAATTCTTTCTCATCAACAAGTCGTTCATATATGCGTTTAGCAGTATGTTTTTGCTTTTTAATATTATCCTCTTCATCTGACTTAAGACAACCTATGATAAAGTCTTCTACTTCTTTTGTAACTTTAACTGGGCTTCTGTTATACTCCTTTCTTTTTTCTGGATGCGCTGACCCGTCACAATACTTTTTTACCGATTGACGTGAGATGCCTAAACTCTTTGCAATAGATCTTTGAGACTCTCCGTTTAGATATCGCTTGCGAATCTGTTGATACATATCCATTTCAATTTTCACACCCCTCAACCTCCTGAAAATATATCTGACTATATTTTACAGGAATTTTATGATAGGTGGTAAACTAATTCGCTAGCGAAATGGCTCTAACTGGTACACTTTTAGGATAGCATTTACACCCTCTTTTGCTTCTGCTTTCAAAGTAACGTTTTCACCATTTTCATATGTGCCTGCTCCTGTTACATATCCGCCATCGGTGATTTCCACTTCAATTTTATTCAGATAAGTACCACTTACAAGGTAAACACTAATGAATATTATACCTAAACCGATGATTGCAGCTGTGACTTTGAATACAGAACTGTCTTTATTGTAATTGCCTTTAATATAGTTAAGTATATTTGACAAAATTTTTCATCATCCTTTCTTATTTACTTTTATTATATTTAAACTAATAGTATTTCTTTCGATTTAAGAGAATTATTTTCCTCTATTTTTCTGATTTTTTTGTTAACAGTCTTTTTGTGTTTTTTGTCCAAGCGTTGCCTACAGATAATATTAAACGTTACAAAAAATACCTTCAGCCTATACTGAAGGTATTTTTTTATTGAATTATTATTTTATAAGT from Proteinivorax hydrogeniformans harbors:
- a CDS encoding GNAT family protein codes for the protein MLEKICSPLIEFDYTGHLNLSLVMEMEKKNSRFVYVWSKDNHIDTIEDEDKLHLVIKAKSTQEIVGYIIIGGMKSKDKSLELERIVVDKKGKGYGREAIKLIKKLCFDILSYHRLWLDVFDDNEAAIKLYFNEGFVKEGLLRECKKYPEGYRSMLIMSILEHEYYNQNNQE
- a CDS encoding D-cysteine desulfhydrase: MDLTSLPRRKYTDFSTPIENLEKLSKSLGGPNIYIKRDDLLGLTAGGNKTRKLEFLIADALEKGADTIITAGGVQSNHCRLTLAAANRENLNCILVLEESAAVEHDTQKSGNYFLYNLMGVEDVRIVPNGTDVFEEMDKVASQVYANGGKPYKIPVGGSNSIGATGYVSCAQEIIQQSFDLGISFDYVVCTSGSGGMHAGLITGFEVNQSQTKVLGVSISRPKEKMEPKVMKLVSETTKRLGLQHTISEKSITCYDSYIGPGYALPTKEMVEAVKLVAKTEGILLDPVYTGKTMSGLIDLIKKGRFNSDDKVLFIHSGGAPALYAYTSEFMLGC
- a CDS encoding aromatic acid exporter family protein, which translates into the protein MFVGMRIVKTAMAVTVSVVLADILGLNSPFFAAVAAAIAMQGNLVDSFSMGKYRILGTIMGAVFAYIGSSFAHGNPVITGIGILIIIYVANRLDWNKSITISSVVFLSIMLDKNETASIYYSLNRVLDTFVGIVVAVIINFTIRPQYSRDKVYDYSEDLVKKYTNIIEMLILNKEELPLEAITEELDELENEFPSIEKEEKIPIHPGEEHCDEDIDFDDTKKLLHKLNWNVVLLVDMGGGYKLDEDNAKLLKKIYEIDVSHSQKLDTDDIVFNYHLKIALELIEKLSKRFRVEQVE
- a CDS encoding leucine-rich repeat domain-containing protein, giving the protein MFSLKKKLISDKIVIPVKKNKKIVTVLMLLIIFSAAYVASSSHLKEINAIAIPKEGGVVKGGGGYNIGQKVAITAEPKDGYRLEKWIVDGEKIYDKEQLLFEVEKDSEVEAHFVSLLVQGELKEELKALLEVEGNLTKDDLKKVKTLTTTSQINDLTGLEYATNLQEISLEFREDAAIAGMDRIRHLSQLKVLNLPNSSICTISDLEKLNSLRSLNLQNNDIDDLFGLRGLINLKELDLSHNSITDLSPLLHLTSLEKLDLSHNQIADLTPLANMTNLKVLKLEGNKIEDVTALQGLHGLEELCLKNNAIEDIDALANLKNLTELDLSYNNINNVEPLAKLDRLAKLDIQNNNSSQAYSQLVSLPSIENMVFDGAAISNYITVTDDEKVQLEWSPSREYVFMVITSEGKVRDMQIADFRLSEAGDLQKVVSVAKQDSSIFDNPITPRFLVWDEEKANLKIKYNLRQNESEIRWENLMVNLK
- a CDS encoding leucine-rich repeat domain-containing protein; its protein translation is MVKKFIDIRKEGYVFKKWTENGEEIEVEARFPRDRLKYTFKADGNRRIKAHFTKQFIEDEKIVSFVQSKLGISQDEYIGKERLKELKIIEIPVGATSLEGLQYAENLAEITFSNDNITDYSPLKDLQNLKTLSFSDINLDSLETFKELQQIQEMRFYNDTVVNSLSGLENFTSLEKMGFYGNTINDLRDIKHNQTIKKLRIVSVEIDDYKFLNKLPNLKHLSLTLDFDETTKIEDVKGLEEGLRNLTKLESLFLTGIGIDDVYVFKDMKKLNELYLSNSKIDSLEGIDKLPSLGKLELASNEIKDNKALNGLSNVKTLRYIRNSNGDLSFVKELLNLSELAIARQEIESLSFLSDKDNLYSLSLKENNISDLSPLENLDNLEELDLSYNNISDISSIKTLHNLKTLQLTDNQLSDISPVENLTNLDTLLLRHNEIKCLTPLKNLYKLEELTLSNNKVEDLTPLSSLSKLRGVALARNRIADITPLAALENVERIYLSGNLIEDFSLLFEFKSLKFVSLGSNNMEEAKLREIANDLQKEGVDVFIEIF
- the istB gene encoding IS21-like element helper ATPase IstB, encoding MGEININEETIALYAKQLRVPTFNRYKDVIRQLDNNKSYDAFLIELLKMEAESRRESSQKRKIKAAKFPYMKTLDELDLSRYEHVSEACFHELGTCDFVRKRQNIVMIGNTGRGKTHFSIALGIKACMQGMNVKFYTAANLSNELIEATEYKRLLKLEKQLSKTDLLIIDEMSYLTFNRHQSELLFKVVADRAEKRSVIVSTNFKFSEWTKLFENETMVSALVDRLTFRSHVLNMNGTSYRDEYSGEQI
- the istA gene encoding IS21 family transposase, whose amino-acid sequence is MKIEMDMYQQIRKRYLNGESQRSIAKSLGISRQSVKKYCDGSAHPEKRKEYNRSPVKVTKEVEDFIIGCLKSDEEDNIKKQKHTAKRIYERLVDEKEFTGGESTIRNAVKKLRAEQLVPPQSNVPLSYEPGEAIQIDWGEATAYLDDKKRKLYTFCARLCYSCDIFVQVFRAANEQAFLEAQQRMFDFFGGVPRRVIFDNAKVAVKEGFGTYAKPQDKYFSFSAHYAFELEFCNPGKGNEKGLVENLVGYSRRNFLVPLPRVSSIEELNQKLLEDCLKYREKHHIKGRSNAVNVMYQEEKQFLNPIPPYRFDTSKTKIVSVDDYSTACYERNYYSVPTKYLRKDVTVKGYGNDIQIFYQNEEIATHIRNYYSGKTEYKLEHYIDLIERKPRSVFNAKPVKQNVTEELLIWGKQLPGGNREMVKLLRLCLDYGEEYILSIKEAIPGHIVPTVDMIRAHLSKPVDTPVLNLNKEIAVEEVDLNKYDKKYGMVVQ